In Picosynechococcus sp. PCC 7002, the following are encoded in one genomic region:
- a CDS encoding Crp/Fnr family transcriptional regulator: protein MAKSVQAPKVPEIITELTENNFFFRGMDPDALQNWLDPAELITEKLYSSRPIYTAFRPNHNLEFLYVLLAGGPVIVRSTPLDRILAITYTGSCFGMRNLPVGFGQVSRSFPSLVEAYKTTDVLKIPVATVQRIYDQSADFRDRYNLSFELREKFQYHLLNCSTYPPQAVASLLRALIYQERSLANQPQSNGVFSFDLPVDIIAHACQLNHRTVEQVLKGMTKVELIKTEKSAEGQGDLIHVLNPEGLKEVYSATRDKVAWWPLR, encoded by the coding sequence ATGGCAAAATCTGTCCAAGCTCCCAAAGTGCCAGAAATCATCACAGAGTTAACCGAAAACAATTTTTTCTTTCGGGGAATGGATCCAGATGCACTGCAAAATTGGCTTGATCCAGCAGAATTAATCACTGAGAAACTCTATTCCAGTCGGCCGATCTATACAGCTTTTCGCCCGAACCACAATTTGGAATTTCTCTACGTGTTACTTGCGGGGGGGCCAGTGATTGTGCGGAGTACGCCCCTCGACCGCATTCTAGCGATCACCTATACGGGCAGTTGTTTTGGGATGCGCAATCTTCCCGTTGGGTTTGGGCAGGTGAGTCGGAGTTTTCCCAGTTTGGTGGAAGCCTACAAAACTACCGATGTGCTGAAAATTCCGGTAGCAACGGTACAACGGATCTATGACCAGAGTGCTGATTTTCGCGATCGCTATAACCTGAGTTTCGAGTTACGGGAAAAATTCCAGTACCATCTGCTGAACTGTAGTACCTACCCACCCCAGGCCGTCGCTTCCCTGCTGCGGGCTTTGATTTACCAAGAGCGATCGCTGGCCAATCAACCCCAGAGTAATGGCGTTTTTAGCTTTGATCTCCCCGTAGATATCATTGCCCATGCCTGCCAGTTAAATCACCGCACTGTGGAACAGGTGTTGAAGGGGATGACGAAGGTGGAACTGATCAAGACAGAAAAATCCGCTGAGGGACAAGGGGATCTGATCCATGTGCTGAATCCAGAAGGCCTCAAGGAAGTCTATAGTGCGACCCGGGATAAAGTGGCTTGGTGGCCATTGCGCTAG
- the cysW gene encoding sulfate ABC transporter permease subunit CysW produces the protein MQTKLKSFEFKLSSQWLIGITLTYLALILLIPILAIFYEAFHQGIGVFIESLQARAFIHAVKLTVIIALISVPLNTIFGLCAAWVLARKKFWGRTLFLSVIDLPFSISPVVAGLMIVLLYGQNGWLGALFEQANIKILFALPGMVIATLFVTLPFVAREVIPVLEEMGPDQEESARTLGASDWQIFWRVTLPNIRWGLLYGVLLTNARAMGEFGAVSVVSGSILGKTSTLPILVEQEHNNYATESAFAAAVVLALLALVTLVLKEILEQNTHST, from the coding sequence ATGCAAACTAAGCTTAAATCCTTTGAATTTAAACTCTCTTCCCAATGGCTAATTGGGATTACGCTTACTTATCTCGCTCTAATTCTTTTAATTCCTATTCTTGCCATTTTTTATGAAGCCTTTCATCAGGGAATAGGTGTTTTCATTGAATCACTCCAGGCCCGCGCTTTTATTCATGCAGTCAAATTGACGGTGATCATTGCTTTAATTAGCGTGCCATTGAATACAATATTTGGTCTTTGTGCCGCTTGGGTATTGGCAAGAAAAAAATTTTGGGGGCGGACTCTGTTTCTCAGTGTGATCGATCTTCCTTTTTCAATTTCCCCCGTCGTTGCTGGCTTGATGATTGTTTTGCTTTATGGGCAAAATGGTTGGCTAGGTGCTCTTTTTGAACAGGCAAATATCAAGATCCTTTTTGCTTTGCCGGGCATGGTGATTGCCACACTTTTTGTAACGTTGCCATTTGTCGCCAGGGAAGTTATTCCTGTTTTAGAAGAAATGGGACCAGATCAAGAAGAATCCGCTCGTACTCTTGGTGCTAGTGATTGGCAAATTTTTTGGCGGGTGACATTACCAAATATTCGTTGGGGATTACTCTACGGCGTTTTGCTGACAAATGCCCGGGCGATGGGAGAATTTGGGGCTGTTTCAGTGGTTTCCGGGAGTATCCTCGGCAAAACATCAACATTACCAATTCTTGTAGAACAGGAACATAATAATTATGCGACAGAATCAGCTTTCGCGGCGGCTGTTGTTTTAGCTTTGCTTGCCTTGGTGACACTGGTGCTGAAAGAGATCTTAGAACAGAATACCCACTCCACTTAA
- a CDS encoding ferredoxin, with translation MTFENSPQRSGFEPELGGFLRNDTERSGFEPELGGLLRQKGVYVDETTCIGCKHCAHTAPNTFYIEEEHGRARAYRQDGDAEEIVQEAIDTCPVDCIHWLDYTELKAKEAARKNQVIRPLGFPQDGAGQAIARKPKPSRKP, from the coding sequence ATGACCTTTGAAAATTCCCCCCAGCGGTCTGGTTTTGAGCCGGAGTTGGGGGGCTTTTTAAGAAATGACACGGAACGGTCTGGGTTTGAACCGGAACTAGGTGGCCTGCTGCGCCAAAAAGGGGTGTATGTGGATGAAACCACCTGCATCGGCTGCAAACATTGCGCCCACACGGCCCCCAACACCTTTTATATCGAAGAAGAACATGGTCGGGCCCGGGCCTATCGCCAGGATGGAGATGCTGAGGAAATTGTCCAAGAGGCGATTGATACCTGTCCGGTAGACTGCATCCATTGGCTAGATTACACGGAACTAAAGGCCAAAGAAGCAGCCAGGAAAAACCAGGTGATTCGGCCCCTCGGTTTTCCCCAGGATGGGGCGGGTCAGGCGATCGCCCGCAAACCTAAACCCTCCCGGAAACCCTAA
- the cysT gene encoding sulfate ABC transporter permease subunit CysT: MKILSLAQSRSFLSIRSIQLPANTIPWSIVISYLGLILILPTFALIQKSLSLRPAEYLEIALSPVALSAYGVTFITAIAAGAINGVLGTIVAWVLVRYDFPLKRVVDAAIDIPFAVPTAVAGLVLATLYNDQGWIGQFFAPLGIKIAYTRIGVFIAMLFISLPFVVRTLQPVLRELEEETEHAAWSLGATESQTFWRVIFPPLIPPILTGVALGFSRAVGEYGSIVLVSSGIPFKDLIAPVLIFQRLEAFDYEGATVIGSVLLIVSLLLLFIINFLQQWGRRYAN; this comes from the coding sequence ATGAAAATTTTATCTCTGGCACAATCTCGAAGCTTTTTATCGATTAGATCAATCCAGCTTCCTGCAAATACCATTCCTTGGTCAATTGTGATTAGTTACCTTGGTCTGATTTTGATTTTGCCGACCTTCGCCCTAATTCAAAAATCCCTGAGCTTAAGACCTGCCGAATACTTAGAGATTGCCTTATCTCCGGTGGCTTTATCTGCCTATGGCGTGACCTTTATTACGGCGATCGCCGCTGGGGCAATTAATGGCGTATTGGGAACTATCGTTGCTTGGGTCTTAGTACGTTATGACTTCCCCCTCAAACGGGTCGTTGATGCCGCAATTGATATTCCCTTTGCCGTCCCCACGGCGGTTGCAGGTCTCGTCTTAGCAACGCTCTATAACGATCAAGGTTGGATTGGACAATTTTTTGCCCCCTTAGGGATCAAGATTGCCTACACCCGCATCGGCGTTTTTATCGCGATGTTATTTATTTCTCTGCCCTTTGTCGTACGAACCCTCCAGCCAGTATTGCGTGAACTGGAAGAAGAAACAGAACATGCGGCTTGGTCTTTGGGGGCGACGGAAAGCCAAACCTTTTGGCGTGTTATTTTCCCCCCCCTAATCCCGCCAATCTTAACCGGAGTTGCCCTCGGATTTTCACGGGCTGTCGGGGAATATGGCTCCATTGTGCTTGTTTCATCGGGGATTCCTTTCAAAGATTTAATTGCCCCAGTGTTAATTTTCCAACGCCTAGAAGCTTTTGATTACGAAGGGGCGACGGTGATTGGCTCGGTGCTGTTAATTGTTTCTTTGCTGCTTCTATTCATTATCAATTTTCTACAGCAATGGGGAAGGCGTTATGCAAACTAA
- a CDS encoding DUF2997 domain-containing protein — MNMETLEFIIYPDGRVQEKVTGIVGSSCQEVTAAIEEQLGVVLSQEQTSEYFAQPVSQTATTTNPVQSNW, encoded by the coding sequence ATGAACATGGAGACATTAGAATTCATCATTTATCCTGATGGCCGTGTCCAAGAAAAGGTCACAGGCATTGTCGGGTCTTCATGCCAAGAAGTGACCGCTGCGATCGAAGAGCAACTGGGCGTTGTTCTCTCCCAAGAACAAACCTCGGAATATTTTGCCCAACCGGTAAGCCAAACTGCAACGACGACGAACCCCGTCCAAAGCAATTGGTGA
- a CDS encoding DUF3352 domain-containing protein, protein MKSRSFFVYLGLLVVLLLSVGLGSWFAIFKQSPLPWLQGGVARNPAAALFVPRQAPLMLSLVVNPEKLAALGLVQTPWGKRRATLTELQQVKTSLLSATGLDYSKQIEPWLGDELSLAVTTLDVDRDPSNGVQPGYLLVVEARDQALAKEFLQLSYTEQAIAPEAGLTFDQYKGVNLVIPQADSHRFASAIVGNYVLFANEAKVLRSAINTVQVPDLNLSHDPQYTEALETIDRKHIGVMVANLPALSAWIANDPTPEEPTLEQRLAIAIGLHPEGLVAETALIGDTEPSLMPGATTAPTHVLNYIPQEAMFAVAGRDLKALWGEATTGLNPKSPLSQILQQAVAAIQDPLGIDLPEDIFAWISGEYALALVPDAERNDVEWLFVAERQPEVNLDPVIEHFDSLAQEKGLSVGRLPLGDRHVTAWTAIDTQDQDELVQLNADVRGAHLSVDEYELFATSVKTLSRAIQANTGRSLLKNKDFQTSIAQLPPENSGYLFADWRQGSQLFKTQVPILRVVDYVAKPFFNHLRAFTLTSAGSTQDIRRSTLFFNLSPNRLQN, encoded by the coding sequence ATGAAATCTCGTTCCTTTTTTGTGTATCTCGGTCTTCTGGTGGTGCTTCTGCTCTCGGTGGGGCTAGGCAGTTGGTTCGCTATTTTTAAACAGAGTCCTTTACCTTGGTTGCAGGGTGGGGTGGCGCGAAATCCAGCAGCAGCCTTGTTTGTTCCCCGGCAAGCGCCATTGATGCTTTCGCTAGTGGTGAATCCAGAGAAATTAGCCGCCCTGGGCCTCGTGCAAACCCCTTGGGGTAAACGGCGGGCGACGCTCACGGAATTACAACAGGTGAAAACAAGTTTACTCAGTGCGACGGGACTGGATTACAGCAAGCAGATTGAACCGTGGCTGGGGGACGAGTTGAGCTTGGCGGTGACTACTTTAGATGTGGATCGCGATCCGAGTAATGGGGTACAACCGGGCTATTTATTGGTGGTAGAAGCACGGGATCAGGCCTTAGCCAAGGAATTTTTACAGCTTTCTTATACGGAACAGGCGATCGCCCCAGAAGCGGGTTTGACGTTTGATCAATATAAGGGGGTCAATTTAGTCATTCCCCAGGCGGACAGCCATCGGTTTGCTAGTGCGATTGTGGGTAATTATGTACTGTTTGCCAACGAAGCAAAGGTGCTACGCAGTGCGATTAATACGGTGCAGGTGCCAGATTTGAATTTGAGCCATGACCCGCAATATACAGAAGCCCTAGAAACCATTGACCGGAAACATATCGGCGTGATGGTAGCGAATTTACCCGCCCTCAGCGCTTGGATTGCCAACGATCCGACCCCAGAAGAACCGACCCTCGAACAACGTTTGGCGATCGCCATCGGTCTTCATCCAGAGGGGTTAGTGGCGGAAACGGCTTTGATTGGGGACACTGAACCTAGCCTGATGCCAGGGGCGACCACGGCACCGACCCATGTCCTCAACTACATTCCCCAGGAGGCGATGTTTGCCGTAGCTGGGCGAGATTTAAAGGCCCTCTGGGGTGAAGCGACCACGGGGTTAAATCCGAAAAGTCCCTTATCCCAGATCTTGCAACAGGCGGTCGCCGCAATCCAAGATCCCCTCGGCATCGACCTCCCCGAAGATATTTTCGCGTGGATTTCTGGGGAATATGCCCTGGCCCTCGTCCCCGATGCCGAACGCAATGATGTGGAATGGCTCTTTGTGGCGGAACGACAACCGGAGGTCAACCTCGATCCCGTCATTGAACATTTTGATAGCTTGGCCCAGGAAAAAGGCTTAAGTGTGGGGCGTTTACCCTTGGGCGATCGCCACGTCACTGCCTGGACAGCCATCGATACCCAAGACCAAGATGAACTGGTACAACTCAATGCCGATGTCCGGGGGGCGCACCTCAGCGTTGACGAGTACGAACTCTTTGCCACTTCTGTAAAAACCCTCAGCCGGGCGATCCAAGCCAATACCGGGCGATCGCTCCTGAAAAACAAAGATTTCCAGACCAGCATTGCCCAACTGCCTCCCGAAAACAGCGGCTATCTTTTTGCCGATTGGCGTCAAGGTTCCCAACTGTTCAAAACCCAAGTGCCGATCCTGCGGGTGGTCGATTATGTGGCCAAACCCTTCTTTAACCATCTCCGCGCCTTTACCCTCACCAGTGCTGGCAGTACCCAAGATATTCGGCGATCAACCCTATTTTTCAACCTCTCCCCCAATCGTTTACAAAATTGA
- a CDS encoding class I SAM-dependent methyltransferase translates to MALTRILEPEVMDDPAEAIAYDAMDFRAVNQDFADLVVTTYSQETAFVLDLGTGTAQIPILLGQQRPQWQIKGTDLAQSMLALGQKNVVAAGLTAQIELVYADAKNLPWPDQSFDVIISNSLIHHLPDPLPCFQEMRRLLKPQGNIIVRDLFRPDSTAAIDQIVAAAEGPGFDARQRQLFWDSLHAAFTVPEIEAIATEAGLTKAQVYQSSERHWTLIFPQP, encoded by the coding sequence ATGGCGTTAACAAGAATTTTAGAACCGGAAGTGATGGACGATCCCGCCGAGGCGATCGCCTACGATGCGATGGACTTTCGGGCGGTGAATCAAGATTTTGCGGATCTCGTGGTTACGACTTACTCCCAAGAAACCGCTTTCGTTTTAGATTTGGGCACAGGGACAGCACAAATTCCGATTTTGTTAGGGCAACAGCGCCCCCAATGGCAGATTAAAGGCACCGATTTAGCGCAGTCGATGCTCGCCCTAGGACAAAAAAACGTTGTGGCCGCAGGTTTAACAGCACAAATCGAGTTGGTTTATGCCGATGCGAAAAATTTGCCCTGGCCCGACCAAAGCTTTGATGTGATTATTTCCAATAGCCTGATTCACCATTTACCTGATCCGTTGCCCTGTTTTCAGGAAATGCGCCGTCTCCTCAAACCCCAGGGAAACATTATCGTGCGGGATTTATTTCGTCCCGATAGCACCGCCGCCATTGACCAGATCGTTGCTGCTGCCGAGGGGCCAGGTTTTGATGCGCGTCAACGTCAATTATTCTGGGATTCGCTCCATGCGGCGTTTACGGTGCCTGAAATTGAGGCGATCGCCACCGAAGCGGGCTTAACCAAGGCCCAAGTTTATCAATCTTCAGAACGCCATTGGACGCTGATTTTTCCCCAGCCTTAA
- a CDS encoding DUF1257 domain-containing protein has product MSHFSNIKTKIRNLTSLKSALKDMDIEWKEGPSAVRGYKGDRRTAEVVIQQNNDYDIGFSWNGHEYELVADLQYWQQPLTVDGFLQRLTQGYAYHTILNETNKQGFQVSEQQKNEDGSIRLVVQRWS; this is encoded by the coding sequence ATGTCTCATTTCAGCAATATCAAAACCAAAATCCGTAATTTGACTTCCCTCAAGTCTGCCCTCAAGGACATGGACATTGAGTGGAAAGAAGGCCCCAGTGCTGTGCGGGGTTATAAAGGCGATCGCCGCACCGCTGAAGTTGTCATCCAACAGAACAATGACTACGATATCGGCTTTAGCTGGAATGGCCATGAATACGAACTCGTCGCTGACTTGCAATATTGGCAGCAACCCCTAACCGTTGATGGCTTCCTCCAACGTCTCACCCAGGGCTATGCTTACCACACCATCCTAAATGAAACCAACAAACAAGGCTTCCAAGTCAGTGAACAGCAGAAAAACGAAGATGGCTCGATTCGCCTCGTCGTCCAACGCTGGAGCTAA
- a CDS encoding sulfate/molybdate ABC transporter ATP-binding protein translates to MSIFVDSVYKNFGTFQALENINLEVKEGSLVALLGPSGSGKSTLLRAIAGLETPDHGQVIINGQDATHVDIRRRNIGFVFQHYALFKHLTIRQNVAFGLEIRKKPKHLIRQRVEELLDLVQLQGLGDRYPSQLSGGQRQRVALARALAVQPQVLLLDEPFGALDAKVRKELRAWLRRLHEEVHVTSIFVTHDQEEAMEVADEIVVMNHGRIEQVGSPAEIYDHPATPFVMNFIGEVNVLPSHHSLIRNHPDTTPHHATHAVFVRPHDLDLQIDGDPTALPGTVKRIIYRGSDVQVEVLTADQEIIMAHLSREKLAQLQVEVGQTVYLRPKQAKVFAVNAESQPVLRQS, encoded by the coding sequence ATGAGTATTTTTGTTGATTCGGTTTATAAAAATTTTGGTACTTTTCAGGCTTTAGAGAATATTAATTTAGAAGTCAAAGAAGGAAGCTTGGTTGCCTTATTGGGACCCTCTGGTTCTGGGAAATCAACCCTCCTACGGGCGATCGCCGGACTAGAAACCCCTGATCATGGACAAGTGATTATCAACGGTCAAGATGCGACCCATGTAGATATTCGGCGGCGGAATATTGGTTTTGTATTTCAGCACTATGCCCTGTTTAAACACCTAACCATCCGCCAAAATGTTGCCTTTGGGCTTGAGATCCGCAAAAAACCAAAGCATCTGATCCGCCAGCGGGTCGAAGAACTGTTAGATTTGGTTCAACTGCAAGGTTTAGGCGATCGCTACCCTTCCCAGTTATCCGGCGGTCAACGCCAACGGGTCGCCTTAGCCCGTGCCCTAGCGGTACAGCCCCAGGTTTTACTGCTTGATGAACCTTTCGGTGCCCTAGACGCAAAAGTCAGAAAAGAACTCCGAGCTTGGCTGCGTCGCCTTCATGAAGAAGTTCATGTCACAAGTATTTTTGTCACCCATGATCAAGAAGAAGCCATGGAAGTAGCAGACGAAATCGTCGTGATGAACCACGGGCGCATTGAACAGGTCGGCAGCCCTGCGGAAATTTATGACCACCCTGCGACTCCGTTTGTGATGAACTTCATCGGGGAAGTGAATGTTTTACCCAGTCATCACTCCTTGATCCGTAATCACCCGGACACAACCCCCCATCACGCGACCCATGCTGTATTTGTTCGTCCCCATGATCTAGATTTACAAATCGATGGTGATCCGACTGCTTTGCCCGGTACAGTCAAGCGAATCATTTACCGAGGCTCCGATGTTCAAGTGGAGGTACTAACGGCAGATCAAGAAATTATCATGGCTCACCTTAGTCGAGAAAAACTTGCCCAATTACAAGTTGAAGTTGGCCAAACCGTTTATCTCAGGCCAAAACAGGCAAAAGTCTTTGCGGTCAATGCGGAGTCCCAACCCGTGCTGAGGCAATCTTAA